In Janthinobacterium rivuli, a single genomic region encodes these proteins:
- the deoA gene encoding thymidine phosphorylase, with translation MFLTQEIIRKKRDKGVLSAEEIQFFVRGITDGSVSEGQIAALGMAVYFNDMNMDERVAFTLAMRDSGQVLDWRSLNLPGPIVDKHSTGGVGDVVSLLLGPMVAACGGYVPMISGRGLGHTGGTLDKFDAIPGYCTVPDNALFRKVVQEIGVAIIGQTAQLAPADKRFYSIRDVTATVESVAMITGSILSKKLSAGLDALVMDVKVGSGAFMPTYDKSVELAESIVAVGNGAGMQTSAILTDMNESLAPYAGNALEVRGAMDYLTGRSRPARLHEVTLALCAEMLVLGGLAATEEEARAKLVAALDSGAAAERFSRMVSALGGPADIVEHPDKHLETAPFIVPAPALSAGFANVRDCRAIGLAVVALGGGRRRPTDSIDFAVGLTDLVSLGEQVAVGQPLAMVHARTEAAAQQAVREIQQAYAISAVALTGNPVIYRTIRP, from the coding sequence ATGTTTTTAACCCAGGAAATCATCCGCAAGAAGCGCGACAAGGGCGTATTGAGCGCCGAGGAAATCCAGTTTTTCGTGCGTGGCATCACTGACGGCAGCGTCAGCGAAGGCCAGATCGCGGCGCTGGGCATGGCCGTCTATTTCAACGACATGAACATGGACGAGCGCGTGGCGTTCACCCTGGCCATGCGCGATTCCGGCCAGGTGCTGGACTGGCGTTCGCTGAACCTGCCTGGCCCCATCGTCGACAAGCATTCGACGGGCGGCGTGGGCGACGTCGTCTCCCTGCTGCTGGGTCCCATGGTCGCCGCGTGCGGCGGTTACGTGCCGATGATCTCGGGCCGTGGCCTGGGCCACACGGGCGGCACGCTGGACAAGTTCGACGCCATCCCCGGCTACTGCACGGTGCCGGACAATGCACTGTTCCGCAAGGTGGTGCAGGAGATCGGCGTGGCCATCATCGGCCAGACGGCGCAGCTGGCGCCGGCCGACAAACGTTTCTACAGCATCCGCGACGTCACCGCCACGGTGGAATCGGTGGCCATGATCACCGGCTCCATCCTGTCGAAGAAACTGTCGGCCGGCCTGGACGCGCTGGTGATGGACGTGAAAGTGGGTTCGGGCGCCTTCATGCCGACCTATGACAAGTCGGTGGAACTGGCCGAGAGCATCGTCGCCGTCGGCAATGGCGCGGGCATGCAGACGTCGGCGATTCTGACGGACATGAACGAATCGCTGGCGCCGTACGCCGGCAATGCGCTGGAAGTGCGCGGCGCCATGGATTACCTGACGGGCCGTTCGCGTCCCGCGCGCCTGCACGAAGTCACCCTGGCGCTGTGCGCCGAGATGCTGGTGCTGGGCGGCCTGGCCGCCACCGAGGAAGAAGCGCGCGCCAAGCTGGTGGCGGCCCTCGATTCCGGCGCAGCGGCCGAACGCTTCTCGCGCATGGTGTCGGCCCTGGGTGGCCCGGCGGATATCGTCGAACATCCGGACAAGCACCTGGAAACAGCGCCATTCATCGTGCCGGCGCCAGCGCTGTCAGCCGGCTTTGCCAACGTGCGCGATTGCCGCGCCATCGGCCTGGCCGTGGTGGCCCTGGGCGGTGGCCGCCGCCGTCCGACCGACAGCATCGATTTCGCCGTCGGCCTGACGGACCTCGTGAGCCTGGGCGAGCAAGTCGCTGTTGGCCAGCCGCTGGCCATGGTGCACGCGCGCACGGAAGCGGCGGCGCAGCAAGCCGTCAGGGAAATCCAGCAAGCGTATGCCATCAGCGCGGTGGCGTTGACGGGCAATCCGGTGATTTACCGTACGATACGACCTTAA
- a CDS encoding cytidine deaminase, which yields MNNQELIAEANAGRELAYAPYSRFKVGAALLCKDGRVFRGCNVENAAYGLCNCAERTAFFSAIAHGCKPGDFAKLAVTGDTAEPISPCGACRQVIFEMGGADLPVILTNLKNDIMEVTAGWLLPHGFGNSDLDMK from the coding sequence ATGAACAACCAAGAACTGATCGCCGAAGCCAATGCCGGCCGCGAACTGGCGTACGCGCCATATTCGCGCTTTAAAGTGGGCGCGGCGCTGCTGTGCAAGGATGGCCGCGTCTTCCGTGGCTGTAACGTGGAAAACGCCGCCTATGGCCTGTGCAACTGCGCCGAGCGCACGGCGTTTTTCAGCGCCATCGCACATGGCTGTAAACCAGGCGACTTCGCCAAATTGGCCGTCACGGGCGACACGGCCGAACCGATTTCGCCATGCGGCGCCTGCCGCCAGGTGATCTTCGAGATGGGCGGTGCCGACCTGCCGGTCATCCTGACGAACCTGAAAAACGACATCATGGAAGTGACGGCGGGCTGGCTGCTGCCGCACGGCTTCGGCAATTCCGACCTGGACATGAAGTAA
- a CDS encoding nucleoside deaminase produces the protein MNKTIDIQAAVAIAAAEAMAAKTQGTFGVGGVLLDGAGNVLQSMHNNVVRQGLVFDPTAHGERQLVDWYFAERAKGTSLPPPGELTIVTSLDPCCMCTGAILAAGFNVVVAAPDVKAGINYDGSATFTALPAPLQAQAGRSFCYPAVRGATEYARLPSGAAPKSFFIGKSIHEATQALCSLVFEATSAQVMQLLNAGDDVHLRDPATLPSEHAVVRALRRRYPDALTYRCAPHAPDAGLAPFLQAAMEQDVRDGGQGDAAALLDSFGNLLLCMPGKLAQSVIRTPFMECTRQYAQLRFELMTNAAPALQEEIKSYLGHPKHGTFVLAIGPDDGAASFMTLGAYGSTMEGALPENNPAQFQYVRPAMEEDALLALCESMPPLYRKLIRIRPRQVASLDLISALG, from the coding sequence TTGAACAAGACGATCGACATCCAGGCCGCCGTGGCGATTGCCGCGGCCGAAGCCATGGCGGCCAAGACGCAGGGCACCTTTGGCGTGGGCGGCGTGCTGCTCGACGGCGCCGGCAACGTGCTGCAATCGATGCACAACAACGTCGTGCGCCAGGGCCTGGTGTTCGACCCCACGGCGCATGGCGAACGCCAGCTGGTGGACTGGTATTTTGCCGAACGGGCCAAGGGCACGTCCTTGCCGCCGCCGGGCGAACTGACCATCGTCACCTCGCTCGACCCCTGCTGCATGTGCACGGGGGCGATTCTGGCGGCCGGTTTCAACGTGGTGGTCGCCGCGCCCGACGTCAAGGCGGGCATCAATTACGATGGCAGCGCCACGTTCACGGCCTTGCCGGCGCCGCTGCAGGCGCAGGCTGGCCGCAGTTTTTGTTATCCGGCCGTGCGCGGCGCCACCGAGTATGCGCGCCTGCCGTCCGGCGCCGCGCCCAAATCTTTTTTCATCGGCAAGAGCATCCACGAGGCGACGCAGGCACTGTGTTCGCTTGTGTTCGAAGCTACATCGGCGCAGGTGATGCAGCTGCTGAACGCGGGTGACGACGTGCATTTGCGCGATCCCGCCACCTTGCCATCCGAGCATGCCGTGGTGCGCGCCCTGCGCCGCCGCTATCCGGACGCCCTGACTTACCGTTGCGCGCCGCACGCGCCCGATGCCGGCCTGGCACCGTTCCTGCAGGCGGCCATGGAGCAGGATGTGCGCGATGGCGGACAGGGCGACGCTGCCGCCTTGCTCGATTCCTTCGGCAACCTGCTGCTGTGCATGCCCGGAAAATTGGCGCAGTCGGTCATCCGCACGCCGTTCATGGAATGCACGCGCCAGTACGCGCAGCTGCGCTTTGAACTGATGACGAATGCGGCGCCGGCGCTGCAGGAAGAAATCAAAAGCTATCTGGGCCATCCCAAGCACGGCACCTTCGTGCTGGCCATCGGCCCGGACGACGGCGCCGCCAGTTTCATGACCCTGGGCGCCTACGGCTCCACCATGGAAGGCGCGCTGCCGGAGAATAATCCCGCGCAATTCCAGTACGTGCGCCCGGCCATGGAGGAAGACGCGCTGCTGGCGCTGTGCGAGTCGATGCCGCCGCTGTACCGCAAGCTGATACGCATCCGGCCGCGCCAGGTGGCGAGTCTGGACTTGATCAGCGCCCTGGGCTAA
- a CDS encoding dipeptidase yields MIISTLAAASLALIGGFLSAPVLVDEHLNRVHPPSGKAPSAATTALHQSLWIADLHADSLLWQRNLNRDSQRGHVDFPRLQRANVALQAFSVVTKTPRKMNIERNGSDTDNITALVVAQGLPPATWNSLLARATYQAGELRQQAARSDGKVRVIGSRAQLRSYIAAREKNPNLLAGWLTLEGAHALEGKLDNLDTLYRGGYRMAAPTHFFDTELSGSQHGLKKGGLTPLGKQWLRAMEQRKMIVDLAHASPATIDDVLTMAKRPVMVSHTGVRGTCANGRNLSDAQLKRIAAQGGLVGIGFWNTAVCGKDVASIARAIQYTVKLIGADHVAYGSDFDGAVTTAIDATGLPRLTQALLDAGLSEAQIRRVAGENVRDFLLKNLPDDDA; encoded by the coding sequence ATGATTATCAGTACCCTCGCCGCCGCCAGCCTTGCGCTGATCGGCGGTTTCCTGTCCGCTCCCGTCCTCGTCGACGAGCACCTCAACCGTGTCCATCCGCCGTCCGGCAAGGCGCCATCGGCAGCCACTACGGCCCTGCACCAGAGCCTGTGGATCGCCGACCTGCACGCCGACAGCCTGCTGTGGCAACGCAATCTGAACCGCGACAGCCAGCGCGGGCATGTCGACTTCCCCCGCCTGCAGCGGGCCAACGTGGCGCTGCAAGCCTTTTCCGTCGTCACCAAGACGCCGCGCAAGATGAATATCGAGCGCAATGGCAGCGATACGGACAACATCACGGCCCTGGTGGTGGCGCAAGGCTTGCCGCCCGCCACCTGGAACAGCCTGCTGGCGCGCGCCACCTACCAGGCCGGCGAGCTGCGCCAGCAAGCAGCCAGGAGCGATGGCAAGGTGCGCGTCATCGGCAGCCGCGCCCAGCTGCGCAGCTACATCGCCGCGCGCGAAAAAAATCCGAACCTGCTGGCCGGCTGGCTGACACTGGAAGGCGCGCATGCGCTCGAAGGCAAGCTGGACAATCTCGATACCTTGTACCGGGGCGGCTACCGCATGGCCGCGCCCACGCATTTCTTCGACACGGAACTGTCCGGTTCCCAGCACGGCCTGAAAAAAGGCGGCCTGACGCCGCTGGGCAAGCAATGGCTGCGCGCCATGGAGCAGCGCAAGATGATCGTCGACCTGGCGCATGCCTCGCCGGCCACCATCGACGACGTATTGACGATGGCGAAACGCCCCGTGATGGTGTCGCACACGGGCGTGCGCGGCACCTGCGCCAACGGCCGCAACCTGAGCGACGCACAACTGAAACGCATCGCCGCCCAAGGTGGCCTGGTGGGTATCGGTTTCTGGAATACGGCCGTCTGCGGCAAGGACGTGGCGTCCATCGCGCGCGCCATCCAGTACACGGTCAAACTGATCGGCGCCGACCACGTGGCCTATGGCTCGGACTTCGACGGCGCCGTCACCACGGCCATCGATGCGACGGGCTTGCCGCGCTTGACGCAGGCGCTGCTCGACGCTGGCCTGTCGGAGGCACAGATACGCCGCGTGGCCGGTGAAAACGTGCGCGACTTTTTACTCAAAAATCTGCCGGACGATGATGCTTAG
- a CDS encoding VOC family protein, giving the protein MTTTAKATAATTIPCLRYRDAPAAIEWLCKALGFEKQLIVPDGNGGVAHAQLSFGNGMVMVAPAIDSDYGRLMKLPADIGGANTQNCYLVVSDADAVYRSAREAGAEIVLDIKDEDYGGRGFTCRDPEGHIWSLGTYDPW; this is encoded by the coding sequence ATGACCACGACAGCAAAAGCGACAGCAGCGACGACCATCCCCTGCCTGCGCTACCGCGACGCGCCCGCCGCCATCGAATGGCTGTGCAAGGCGCTCGGCTTTGAAAAACAATTGATCGTGCCGGACGGTAACGGTGGCGTTGCCCATGCGCAACTGAGCTTTGGCAATGGCATGGTCATGGTGGCGCCAGCCATCGACAGCGACTATGGCCGCCTGATGAAACTGCCCGCCGACATCGGCGGCGCCAACACGCAAAACTGCTACCTGGTCGTCAGCGATGCCGATGCCGTCTACCGCAGCGCGCGTGAAGCCGGCGCCGAGATCGTGCTCGACATCAAGGATGAAGATTACGGCGGACGGGGCTTTACCTGCCGCGACCCGGAAGGCCACATCTGGAGCCTGGGCACCTACGATCCATGGTAA
- a CDS encoding TetR/AcrR family transcriptional regulator has translation MASDKSPALPVKNAGGRRLQNRDRLEADILAQAVRVFAESGYEGASIATIAERAGLSKQNLMYYFPSKQLLYQRVLDDVLDDWLARMDMLANEHDEPRDVLRAYIGAKLRFSREQPWASRVYALEVINGAPLYGAQIRERVVPLLRKDIAVFEAWIAAGRIAPVNATHLMFAIWAMTQSYADFSAQMTLVLERKQLTRKDYEDAEILLTHMVQAAIALPGAAPGT, from the coding sequence ATGGCCAGCGACAAATCCCCTGCCCTTCCCGTGAAAAATGCCGGCGGCCGGCGCCTGCAAAACCGCGACCGCCTGGAAGCGGACATCCTGGCACAAGCCGTGCGCGTATTTGCGGAAAGCGGCTATGAAGGCGCGTCGATCGCCACCATCGCCGAGCGGGCCGGCCTGTCGAAGCAAAACCTGATGTATTACTTCCCGTCCAAGCAGCTGCTGTACCAGCGCGTGCTCGACGATGTGCTCGACGACTGGCTGGCACGCATGGATATGCTGGCCAATGAACACGACGAGCCGCGCGACGTGCTGCGCGCGTACATCGGCGCCAAGCTGCGTTTTTCGCGCGAACAGCCGTGGGCTTCGCGCGTGTATGCGCTGGAGGTGATCAATGGCGCGCCCCTGTACGGCGCGCAGATACGAGAAAGAGTCGTGCCCCTGCTGCGCAAGGATATCGCCGTCTTCGAAGCGTGGATCGCCGCCGGCAGGATCGCGCCCGTCAACGCCACTCACCTGATGTTCGCCATCTGGGCCATGACGCAATCGTATGCGGATTTTTCAGCGCAGATGACCCTGGTGCTGGAGCGCAAGCAGCTCACGCGCAAGGACTACGAGGACGCGGAAATCCTGCTCACGCACATGGTGCAGGCGGCCATCGCCCTGCCTGGCGCTGCGCCGGGCACGTGA
- a CDS encoding PLP-dependent aminotransferase family protein, with product MKHSDSTDDAPEQASGWPVLDIDRQKKGGLVEQIVIAISVMVGSRALRIGTRMPSVRQFARCNGVSTFTVVESYDRLVNLGLLSSRRGSGYFVARHDIAASPQAAVHASPTAIDALTPDLYSGVSDALPVGAGWLPPEMYGEATVLDAVRQAMRIPASRLRGYGHPLGFPSLRQHLATSLSEELFQVEPDQVLLTHGATHAFDLILRSLTKPGDTVLVEDPGYSNLQSLIRHHGCIPVGIARGEAGLDLDALAVEAARTQPKLMFVNTVLQNPLGTSLSQAQTHRLLALAEQFDFWLVEDDIYRELAARGEASLAAMDGLRRVIRVGSFSKTLSPVLRVGSICASPSLVAELVRVKMLAGLTTSEINERAVYHAVSARPYKRMVERLVAQLDAARERSIDCLTQAGMAPVARPRGGMFVSAGWPTIQTPEWNGKIIADMALKAGILLSPNEFFMLRAPETVWFRFNVAYTDTPVLQAFLQSIRPR from the coding sequence GTGAAGCACAGCGACAGCACAGACGATGCCCCCGAGCAAGCAAGCGGCTGGCCCGTGCTGGACATCGACCGCCAGAAGAAGGGCGGCCTCGTCGAGCAGATCGTCATCGCCATCAGCGTCATGGTGGGCAGCCGCGCTCTGCGCATCGGCACGCGCATGCCGTCCGTGCGCCAGTTCGCCCGCTGCAATGGCGTGTCGACGTTTACCGTCGTCGAATCGTACGACCGCCTGGTCAACCTCGGCCTGCTGTCGTCGCGCCGTGGTTCCGGCTACTTCGTCGCGCGCCACGATATCGCCGCCTCGCCGCAGGCCGCCGTACACGCGAGTCCGACCGCCATCGACGCCCTCACGCCGGACCTGTACTCGGGCGTGTCCGACGCCCTGCCCGTGGGCGCCGGGTGGCTGCCGCCCGAGATGTATGGCGAAGCGACCGTGCTCGATGCCGTGCGTCAGGCCATGCGCATTCCCGCCAGCCGATTGCGCGGCTATGGCCATCCTCTCGGCTTTCCCTCGCTGCGCCAGCACCTGGCCACCAGCCTGTCGGAAGAGCTGTTCCAGGTGGAGCCGGACCAGGTCTTGCTGACGCACGGCGCCACGCATGCTTTTGACTTGATCTTGCGCAGCCTGACCAAGCCCGGCGACACGGTGCTGGTGGAAGACCCCGGCTACAGCAATCTGCAGTCGCTGATCCGCCATCACGGCTGCATCCCCGTGGGCATTGCGCGCGGCGAGGCGGGCCTCGATCTCGATGCGCTGGCCGTTGAAGCGGCGCGCACGCAGCCGAAGCTGATGTTCGTCAACACGGTGCTGCAAAATCCGCTGGGAACATCGCTGAGCCAGGCGCAAACGCACCGCCTGCTGGCACTGGCCGAGCAATTCGATTTCTGGCTGGTGGAAGACGATATCTACCGCGAACTGGCGGCGCGCGGCGAAGCATCGCTGGCGGCCATGGACGGCTTGCGCCGCGTGATCCGCGTGGGCAGTTTTTCCAAGACCCTGTCGCCCGTGCTGCGCGTGGGCTCGATTTGCGCCTCGCCGTCGCTGGTGGCTGAACTGGTGCGCGTGAAAATGCTGGCGGGACTGACGACGTCGGAAATCAACGAGCGCGCCGTCTACCACGCCGTGTCCGCGCGGCCCTACAAGCGCATGGTGGAACGGCTGGTGGCGCAGCTCGATGCAGCCCGCGAGCGCAGTATCGACTGCCTGACGCAGGCGGGCATGGCGCCCGTGGCGCGTCCCCGCGGCGGCATGTTCGTCAGCGCCGGCTGGCCCACTATCCAGACGCCGGAATGGAATGGCAAGATCATCGCCGACATGGCCTTGAAGGCGGGCATCCTGCTGTCGCCGAACGAATTTTTCATGCTGCGCGCGCCCGAGACGGTGTGGTTCCGCTTCAACGTGGCCTACACCGATACCCCCGTGCTGCAGGCATTCCTGCAATCGATCCGCCCACGCTAA
- a CDS encoding aspartate aminotransferase family protein produces the protein MNETRPESMSAFWMPFTNNRDFKANPRLLVSAEGMYYKDVDGNAILDGTAGLWCVPCGHAQPKIVGAIREMVGQLDFAPTFQMGHPAAFELAEKLMDYTGHKFGHVFYTNSGSEAVDTALKIALAYHRARGEGARTRLIGRERGYHGVGFGGISVGGIGGNRKTFGPLLPGVDHLPHTHNLDKNAYTVGEPEYGTHLADELERIVALHDASTIAAVIVEPVAGSTGVLIPPKGYLKRLRELCTKHGILLIFDEVITGFGRMTTPFAADYFDVEPDLMTTAKGLTNGMVPMGAVFSKKYIHDAFMDAPPGIELFHGYTYSGHPLACAASLATLQVFEEQDILGHAKAMQAYWSDAVHSLKGLPHVIDLRSIGLIAGIELDPIAGKPGTRAFNAFKQAFADGVLIRTTGDIIALSPPLVLEKQHVDELFGKLAKVLKNLD, from the coding sequence ATGAACGAAACAAGGCCGGAATCGATGTCGGCATTCTGGATGCCGTTTACGAACAACCGTGATTTCAAGGCCAACCCGCGCCTGCTGGTGTCGGCCGAAGGCATGTACTACAAGGACGTCGATGGCAACGCCATCCTCGATGGCACGGCGGGACTGTGGTGCGTGCCGTGCGGCCATGCGCAGCCGAAAATCGTCGGCGCCATCCGCGAGATGGTGGGCCAGCTGGACTTCGCGCCCACCTTCCAGATGGGCCATCCGGCCGCCTTCGAGCTGGCGGAAAAACTGATGGATTACACGGGGCATAAATTCGGCCACGTCTTCTACACCAATTCCGGTTCCGAGGCCGTCGACACGGCCTTGAAGATCGCGCTGGCCTACCACCGGGCGCGCGGCGAGGGCGCACGCACGCGCCTGATCGGCCGCGAACGCGGCTACCACGGCGTGGGCTTTGGCGGCATTTCCGTGGGCGGCATCGGCGGCAACCGCAAAACCTTCGGCCCCTTGCTGCCGGGCGTGGACCACCTGCCGCACACGCACAACCTGGACAAGAATGCCTACACGGTGGGCGAGCCGGAATACGGCACCCACCTGGCCGATGAACTGGAACGCATCGTCGCCCTGCACGACGCCTCGACGATTGCCGCCGTCATCGTCGAACCGGTGGCCGGCTCCACGGGCGTGCTGATCCCGCCGAAAGGCTATCTGAAACGCTTGCGCGAACTGTGCACCAAGCACGGCATCCTCTTGATCTTCGATGAAGTCATCACGGGTTTCGGCCGCATGACGACGCCATTTGCAGCCGACTATTTCGACGTCGAGCCGGATCTGATGACGACGGCCAAGGGCCTGACCAACGGCATGGTGCCGATGGGCGCCGTGTTCAGCAAAAAGTATATCCACGACGCTTTCATGGATGCGCCACCCGGCATTGAACTGTTCCACGGCTACACGTATTCCGGCCACCCGCTCGCGTGCGCCGCCTCGCTGGCGACCCTGCAAGTGTTCGAGGAACAGGACATCCTCGGTCACGCCAAAGCGATGCAGGCGTATTGGAGCGACGCCGTGCATTCGCTGAAAGGCCTGCCGCACGTGATCGACTTGCGCAGCATCGGGCTGATCGCCGGCATCGAACTCGACCCCATCGCCGGCAAGCCCGGTACGCGCGCCTTCAACGCCTTCAAGCAAGCCTTCGCCGACGGCGTGCTGATACGCACGACGGGCGACATCATCGCCCTGTCGCCGCCGCTGGTGCTGGAAAAACAGCATGTCGACGAGCTGTTTGGCAAGCTGGCCAAGGTACTCAAAAATCTCGATTGA
- a CDS encoding CoA-acylating methylmalonate-semialdehyde dehydrogenase, which translates to MTDLDTITHFINGAKVDTHSGRYGDVYNPALGEPVARVALGTVEDVDAAVQAAAAAFPSWSATPPLTRARVLFRYLQLCQQHTDEFAAMLTREHGKTFADAQGEVARGIEMVEFAVGIPQLLKGEFTDQISRGIDAWSMRQALGVVAGITPFNFPVMVPMWMFPVAIACGNTFVLKPSERDPSASLLHAKLLKDAGLPDGVFNVVQGDKVTVDALLDHPVVQAISFVGSTPIAEYIYARGSASGKRVQALGGAKNHMVVMPDADMDMTVDALIGAAYGSAGERCMAISVVVAVGDAGDKLIDALATRTAALKVRDGMEDGAEMGPVVSLAAKQRIEKLIASGVEQGATLVVDGRNHVVPGRENGFFVGGTLFDHVTRDMSIYKEEIFGPVLCVLRCPDVVHAVELINANEYGNGVAIYTRDGGVAREFVRQIQVGMVGVNIPLPVPMAFNSFGGWKRSMFGDHHAYGPEGVRFYTRHKAVMQRWPNTASAGVEFAFPQMK; encoded by the coding sequence ATGACTGATCTCGACACGATTACCCACTTCATCAACGGCGCTAAAGTCGACACCCACAGTGGCCGCTACGGCGATGTCTACAACCCCGCCCTGGGCGAGCCCGTCGCCCGGGTGGCGCTGGGCACCGTGGAAGACGTCGACGCGGCCGTGCAGGCGGCGGCCGCCGCCTTTCCTTCCTGGTCGGCCACGCCGCCCCTGACGCGCGCCCGTGTCCTGTTCCGTTACCTGCAGCTGTGCCAGCAGCACACGGACGAATTTGCCGCCATGCTCACGCGCGAGCATGGCAAGACCTTTGCCGACGCGCAGGGCGAAGTGGCGCGCGGCATCGAGATGGTGGAGTTTGCCGTCGGCATTCCGCAGTTGCTGAAGGGCGAATTCACGGACCAGATTTCTCGCGGCATCGACGCCTGGTCCATGCGCCAGGCGCTCGGTGTGGTGGCCGGCATCACGCCTTTCAACTTCCCCGTGATGGTGCCGATGTGGATGTTCCCCGTCGCTATCGCCTGCGGCAATACCTTTGTATTAAAGCCGTCCGAGCGCGATCCGTCGGCGTCCCTGCTGCACGCCAAACTTCTCAAAGATGCGGGCTTGCCCGACGGCGTCTTCAACGTGGTGCAGGGAGATAAAGTGACGGTCGACGCCTTGCTCGACCACCCCGTCGTGCAGGCGATCAGCTTTGTCGGCTCCACGCCGATCGCCGAATATATCTATGCGCGCGGCAGCGCCAGCGGCAAGCGCGTACAAGCCTTGGGCGGCGCGAAAAACCACATGGTGGTGATGCCCGATGCGGACATGGACATGACGGTCGACGCCCTGATCGGCGCTGCCTACGGATCGGCGGGCGAGCGCTGCATGGCCATCTCCGTGGTGGTGGCCGTGGGCGACGCGGGCGACAAGTTGATTGATGCACTGGCAACGCGCACGGCCGCACTGAAAGTGCGCGACGGCATGGAAGATGGTGCGGAAATGGGACCGGTCGTGTCCTTGGCGGCCAAGCAGCGCATCGAAAAACTCATCGCCTCCGGCGTGGAGCAGGGCGCGACGTTGGTGGTCGATGGCCGCAATCACGTGGTGCCGGGCCGCGAGAACGGCTTCTTTGTCGGCGGCACCTTGTTCGACCACGTCACGCGCGACATGAGCATCTACAAGGAAGAGATTTTCGGCCCCGTGCTGTGCGTGCTCCGGTGTCCTGACGTGGTGCATGCGGTGGAACTGATCAACGCCAACGAGTATGGCAACGGCGTGGCCATCTACACGCGCGACGGCGGTGTGGCGCGCGAATTCGTGCGCCAGATTCAGGTCGGCATGGTGGGCGTCAACATCCCCTTGCCCGTGCCGATGGCCTTCAACAGTTTCGGTGGCTGGAAGCGCAGCATGTTCGGCGATCACCACGCCTATGGCCCCGAAGGCGTGCGTTTCTACACGCGCCACAAGGCCGTGATGCAGCGCTGGCCGAACACGGCAAGCGCTGGTGTGGAATTTGCTTTTCCCCAGATGAAGTAA